Proteins found in one Quercus robur chromosome 2, dhQueRobu3.1, whole genome shotgun sequence genomic segment:
- the LOC126714321 gene encoding glutathione S-transferase F11-like — protein sequence MVVKVYGTVESACTQRVIACLLEMGVDFELVHVDLDAGEHKRPEFLVRQPFGQVPVIEDGDFRLYESRAIIRYYVAKYADRVPSLMGNNLEERAMVDQWLEVEAHNFNDLIFTLVFQLVILPRMGKPGDLALAHSCEQKLEKVLDVYEQRLSKCKYLAGDSFTLADLSHLPGIRYLMNEANMGHLITEKKNVNAWWQDISNRPSWKKLMNLAGY from the exons aTGGTAGTGAAAGTGTATGGTACAGTTGAGTCAGCATGTACACAGAGAGTGATAGCTTGCCTTTTGGAGATGGGGGTGGACTTTGAACTTGTACATGTTGATCTTGATGCCGGAGAACATAAGCGACCTGAGTTCCTCGTCCGTcag CCTTTTGGACAAGTTCCGGTCATAGAGGATGGCGACTTCAGACTTTATG agtcGAGGGCAATTATAAGGTACTACGTGGCAAAGTACGCGGACCGTGTTCCCAGCCTAATGGGAAATAATTTGGAAGAGAGAGCTATGGTGGATCAGTGGCTGGAAGTGGAAGCACACAACTTCAATGACCTGATTTTCACACTCGTGTTTCAGCTTGTGATCCTTCCACGGATGGGAAAGCCTGGGGACTTGGCCTTGGCTCATAGCTGTGAACAAAAGCTAGAGAAGGTGTTGGATGTGTATGAGCAAAGGTTATCAAAATGCAAGTACCTTGCTGGAGACTCTTTCACTTTGGCTGATCTTAGCCATCTTCCTGGCATTAGATATCTTATGAATGAAGCAAATATGGGGCACTTAATCACAGAGAAAAAGAATGTCAATGCATGGTGGCAGGACATCTCAAACAGACCTTCTTGGAAGAAGTTAATGAACCTTGCTGGTTACTAG
- the LOC126714322 gene encoding phytoene synthase 2, chloroplastic yields MSVALLWVVTPNVEISNCFGFFDSVRDGNWLLESSRFISQDWGSIRAKKSRKQKWRSCSLSTDLKYSCVGESGLESGNNFRVLSSMVANTAGEMTISSEQKVYDVVLKQAALVKKQLRSSVDLDVRPDIVLPGNLSLLSEAYDRCGEICAEYAKTFYLGTLLMTPERRRAIWAIYVWCRRTDELVDGPNASHITPTALDRWESRLEDLFQGQPFDMLDAALSDTVAKFPVDIQPFKDMIEGMRMDLRKSRYKNFDDLYLYCYYVAGTVGLMSVPVMGIAPESQATTESVYNSALALGIANQLTNILRDVGEDATRGRIYLPQDELAQAGLSDEDIFAGKVTDKWRNFMKNQIKRARMFFDVAEKGVKELSAASRWPVWASLLLYSQILDEIEANDYNNFTKRAYVSKGKKLLALPIAYTRALIPPSTTLSLLTKT; encoded by the exons ATGTCAGTAGCATTACTATGGGTTGTCACCCCAAATGTAGAGATATCCAATTGCTTTGGTTTCTTCGATTCAGTCCGAGATGGAAACTGGCTTTTAGAGTCATCAAGATTTATATCCCAAGATTGGGGATCGATTAGAGCAAAGAAGAGTAGGAAACAGAAATGGAGGTCTTGCTCTCTTAGTACGGATTTGAAGTATTCATGTGTTGGTGAGTCAGGCTTAGAGAGCGGAAACAACTTCCGTGTATTATCAAGCATGGTAGCCAACACTGCAGGAGAAATGACAATCTCATCAGAACAGAAGGTTTATGATGTGGTGCTGAAGCAGGCAGCCCTGGTTAAGAAGCAATTGAGGTCTAGTGTGGATCTTGATGTGAGACCAGATATTGTACTTCCCGGAAATCTGAGCTTGTTGAGTGAAGCTTATGATCGTTGTGGAGAAATCTGCGCAGAGTACGCAAAAACGTTTTACCTGG GAACTCTGCTAATGACCCCTGAAAGGCGAAGGGCTATCTGGGCAATATATG TGTGGTGTAGGAGGACAGATGAGCTTGTTGATGGACCTAATGCTTCACACATCACACCAACAGCTTTAGATAGATGGGAGTCACGGTTGGAAGATCTTTTTCAAGGTCAGCCATTTGATATGCTTGATGCTGCTTTATCAGATACAGTTGCCAAATTCCCTGTTGATATCCAG CCATTCAAAGATATGATTGAAGGAATGAGAATGGACCTAAGGAAGTCAAGAtacaaaaattttgatgatCTTTATCTCTATTGTTATTATGTTGCTGGGACCGTTGGATTAATGAGTGTTCCGGTTATGGGCATTGCACCTGAGTCACAAGCAACGACAGAGAGTGTATATAATTCTGCCTTGGCATTAGGGATTGCAAATCAGCTAACCAACATACTCAGGGACGTTGGAGAAGA TGCTACAAGAGGAAGAATTTATCTACCACAGGATGAGCTTGCTCAGGCAGGGCTTTCAGATGAGGACATATTTGCTGGAAAGGTGACAGACAAATGGAGAAACTTCATGAAGAATCAAATAAAGAGGGCAAGGATGTTCTTTGACGTTGCAGAGAAAGGGGTGAAAGAGCTGAGTGCAGCTAGTAGATGGCCG GTATGGGCGTCCTTGCTATTGTACAGCCAAATATTGGATGAGATTGAAGCTAATGACTACAACAACTTCACCAAGAGGGCTTATGTAAGCAAAGGCAAGAAGTTGCTTGCTTTGCCGATTGCATATACAAGAGCTCTCATCCCACCATCAACGACACTGTCTCTGTTGACTAAGACATGA